TGGTTTAATCTATTAATATACAACCAAGCTTCCTGTGACTGATGCTGAATGAAGTTATGGGTTTTAGGTAAAGCATATTCTCATTAGGAAAACAAAGCCGAAAACCCTCATCCAAGATTCTTTTGCACTTAGTGTACTGTTATAGCAGAAATGCTATGAAAGGaagattccttatttattttgttagaaCTAGACAAAAGAATGCTTTCCACAGAGGGCAAGTCCTTTGCAagctctctctcctccacagCCTGAATGCTGGGAGCCCAGCCTATTTCCAGGTTGTTGGGCAGGGCAGGTGAAAGGGGTGAACTAGAGCCAGGCTGCTGAATGAAGGTGGCCTGTTGTCCTCCCTCACATATTAGAATGCTACCTATTGCAGTATAAAAGCAGCGCCGGTCACAGGATACCAAACATGTAATTTGCAAAATTGCTGCTTACAAAACCCTTTCATCTCAATGTTCATTTtaggtgcttttatttttaaatttttatgccaGGATGGTTTCCTAGTTGTTGCTATTTCCTGCTGGGCTTCATTAATTAGCCTCTGTCAACTTTACCTCTGGCTGCAGTCTGGCTATGAGTTCTGTCTCCTTTATTCCTACCTGCAGCTTGAGCTAGTCCATCAAAAACATGTAtgtgagggagttccctggtggtccagtggttaggactcagtgcttttactgccgtggcccaggttcagtccctggtgggggaactaagatcccgcaggccgagtggcgtggccaaaaacaaacaaaaaatgtatgtGAAGGTGAAAATGCTGGGTGTCGGACACCACCATATCCTTGTGCAGAGGCCTCTGAAGGTGAAAATTCTgtcatgggcttctcattgcgtctTGAGCCGTTTCTGGTCACTGCTTCTCTTAACACTGCAGACCTTTCCAGCACATCTGCCCTGGAGAGGCACCTGATCAGGTGAGGAGAGTCTTGGGCTAGAAATAAGGAGACCTGAATTCTAGTCCTTGTTTTGCTAACAACTGCCTTTCaaagtgaccttgggaaagtcatggACCCtctaaaaattagttaatttggACTAGATTAAGGCTCTTTGCTGCTGTCAACAGTTCTGATTCTAATTCTGGTCaagtctgtttctgggctttcgTCTCCAAAAAGAGGCAACAGATATATACCTTCCTACCTTTTGTCAAAGCCTTGTGCCACCAGGCTGCTTACCAGAAGTGATGATAGCCTTCCTCCCAGGACACCCAGAGAGCAAATACTCCTCATTTGGGGGAAGTCTGAATCCTGTGCCACACAGAGGAACTCAGTTGTTAGGAAGCAGCAACTGTGTAACATGCTCTGAATAGGCTCTTGGCAACAGAAAGTCTACCTCTGCCTCTCACTGGTCCCAGGCCTTGGACTGGCAGGGTAGCTTCCAGCACTGTGCTGGTCCCTATCAGCTCTCCCATATGTTGGCAGGATTCCCTATGCCTTATCTCTCAAGTcagaatgggagtgtttccaagACAGCTGTCGTCATTCACAGCAAAAAAGCCACGACCTGACAGCAAAGCCAGGACCCTAAAAGGCCAACGCCAACCAAACACTAGGCTGAGGTCCAGGTGGGAGATTCCCAGCAACTGAAGGGAGCATCAGGAGGATTTTAAAAAGCCCCAGCCTGCTGAGTGCTTGAATCATTCGACGGGGGAATAAAATCCGAAGACAATTTTCTCTGGAGTTACTCCCAAGTGTATCTCTTCTAAGATGATTGATAGGGAGTGGACAACAGTCTTCTTCTCTGCTTCAGATTTAAAGCCCAACAGTGTGCCTTTTCAACAGTTTTCTTACGTCCTTAACACCATCACACTAATTCAGTAATAAGTGAGAGGTGCCTGAATTCTGAAAACCAAGCAGCAAATGGGAACTTCTCACCCTCGCCCTCAGACACAGCTTTCCAAGGTTGGAAAGTGCCTTTCTTCTTGGGTCATTAGCACAGCTCTGTGGAAATCTGGTACAAAGTTCATCACTGTCCAACAGGGTAAGTCAGTCCACAAACAAGGAGCCTCATTTAGGGGCTTGAAAAATCCATTTCAAAGTAAGCAATCTATGAGTTGCTTCTACTGTCTAGTCAGCTCTTAAGTGACAAAATGTAATAATAGAGCCCTTACTTTGGTAAGACATGCAATTACAGGAGATCGCTATGGACTTCTAAAAACTGACGTTGGAGTTTAATCAGACACATCACAGCTAACACCTCACAGATGACTGGATAGGATGGTTTTGTTCTTCTTCACGTCCCGAACAAACACTTCATAACACCAGATACCATATGCCCTCGGTGGAATAATACTAGCTAATATTAAGTGCTATTTACCAGTTGTGATTCTAAGTACCTTACATTTGAAGTGGAGCTATTActgccattttacaggtgagagaaCTGAGACATAGACATAAATAACTAACTTGCCTTAAGACCACACAGCTATTATGcatcagaaatatttaaagtcaGGCAGCTGAACTCTAAAGCTCATGCTTTCCTGAACTGCTGGTCAAGCTTTCAAATTATCAGCTTAAAGTCGGATCTGACTTACATTGACTCCTCTTGGGCCACTGTTAAGTATGGAAAAGGTACTGGCTGGTAACTCAGAACACTAGAAATCCTCGGCGTGGAGCACATGGAGCATATGCTTGTGTGGCATGGTTCCCCTGTGGCACTTGGCATCATGAGCTAGGGACAGGGTCTATCTTGGACAAAGGCAATCCTTAAGCAACCATATTGCTCATAAAATCATCAGGATGTTGAAGGAAAAGGCATGATCTAATCCCCAGCTGGATAGGTAGAGTTCCAGTCAGCTACCCCAGAGATGGGAAGTGAACAGAtgcagaggctcaggcctggacTGAGGCTTGAGTCCAAACCATAGGCTAGAAGAGGTTTTGGTGTAAGACAATAATAAGAGGTAGGAACAGTGACAAACTGGGAAGCATATGATGCTGAAGGCACTCTTAGAATTTTAAGTTTAAGCACCTAAAAGAGTGCTGGCTGGCCAAACATATCACACCTGTGGGTCAAAGTGGTCCATGGGCCAGAAATCTGTCACCCCTGGGCTAAAGGTGACTTTCAACTATCTATCTATGGAAAAGAGGTGGTGAACAAATTCATAAGAGAAAAGCCTGATCTAAAAATAGCAACTTTAAATTCTATTAATTACATGGGATAATAGTGGATAAAAGTACAGACTGAATTCAAATTATTCTGCTGCTTTGAGAATCAGTttactcttctataaaatggggccaATGCCAACTGCTTCACAGGGCTgctgagaataaaaagaaatcaactaaGCAAATAGCCCAGCACAGTCCTTGGTATATTAAGAAGGTAAATGTATTGGCCCACACATACATACTGTGGGAAGGCAGTGGTGAGTTTGGCCTAGGGGATGACTGAATCAGTGGCTCTAGTGCATCCATTAGGCCTTCTCCATCTCTTGGCTTTGCTCTTGTGTTATTCTCTTGAACTGACTGCTCTGCGTGGCAGTTCAGACCTTATGTCCTTACAGCTCTGTGACAAGAAAAGGGCTCCTTTTCCTACCTCCAGTATGAAAAATCCCCAGATAAGGACTCTGATTAGTCTGACTTGGCGTGAATGTCCATCCCTTAGGCCAGTGGTTCCCCAGATCAGCATTAGATATCAGGGAAtttgttggaaatgcaaattatcagcccccctccccctgaTGCAGGGGTGAGGCCGAACCACCtgaacaagtcctccaggtggaTCTGATGCACACTGAAGCCTGAGAGCCACTGCCTTGGAAAGGGAGTGAGGTACTACAATGGGTCTATCTTGGATTACATGCTCATTTGGGAGTTATTACTAAAAAAGATGATAGGGTACTAGGCAGACAAAAACATGTATCCAATATGTCCTTTCTTTCAAAAGTTGATATACAGGAACTATGACCTGCCAACATtctcaggggaaggggaggatgagGGCAGTACTGGTTAGAGACAAGGCTTATTAGAAAGCTGCCCATTCAGGAAGAGTTCTGCCTTTGTCCTTCTCCTTGTAACCCTCAACAATCTTTCTAAGACCCCAATTTTCCAATGGGAACCTCCTTGACGGTGGCTCCCACTCCATCACAAATGCCCAGATTCCTCAGGGCTTCTCTTCTTCCCTGCTTTCTCCTTGCcttcacttaataaatatctgttgagcaCCTAAATGTCCTGCTCTCATGAAGGTAAACAAATTAGAGCCATGGAGTAAATAAACAGGGGCTATTGGTCCAGAGGGTAAGAAACCAGCCATCAAACAATCTGGGGAAGTGAACTAGAGGATGGAACTACAAAAGATCTGAGACAGGAAAGAGCTTGGCATTTTAGAAAGCACACAAAAAAGTCTAGAAGGTAGAGTACTACGAAAGGAGAGAGGCAGAAAGTCTACTGTCTCCATTAAGAAGCTTGGATTTTATTCTCCACACAATGAGAAGTAATTAAAAGTTCTAAGCAGATGAATGACATAATCCAATTTACTCAAAACTATTTTAACTGCTGTGTGAAGAATGTACTATATAGGGTTAAACATGGAAGTTGGGAGGCCAGTGCCATGCCAAAGGCCAACAGCACCAATTGCTTCTGCTTCATGAGAATTGCCATTACAATACCTCCTCTTCCCGGCACCAGCTACCACACTTAGGGGGAAAAATACTTTCAATATGCTGCTAAGTGATAAATCAGGCTCTAAGAGTCAATGTGAGTTGGCATTTCTTGTTCTTTACTCTTCATGAGAAATCAGCAACCCAGTTTATCAAAAATCCAAACCCATAAACATGATTTCTTACTTCAAAGATATCTTCAATGCCATTAAACGcagtttcagaaataaataatccTGAGAACAAGGCTTGCAAAAATGACCAACCTGACAATGCCATTAGCACCCATCTCACTACTGAAAAGAATGGTTATTATTCCTCATATCAAAATAACATCATGGACAGTGATTATCAAGGGCCATGAGGACAAATGGTTTGTGAAAAACAACTTCCCTTCACTGCATACCCTAAAATTGTAGCCATTAACTTACCTGTCTGCTTGAGTTCAGCTACCCTCATGGAAAGAAGATCATTATTCTGCACTATCTCAAAGCTGAAGGACTGCTGTGATCCTGGCATTGGCAGAATGTAGCTTATCCCCATACCTCTGGTATGGATAGTGCTGGAAGCCAATCTGATAGCACAGTCCAGGCTTCCCAATTCACACAACGCCTAAGACTCGCTTTTGGATCCTGAATGACTAGATTAACTACTGTATGGCCCCCCAGAGAAAAGCTGGGCCCATCACTTGCTTAGCCAACCACATCTTCTCGTAAGCATTTATCACTATGACCAGACACTCTTGAGGTAAACCCTGTTacctttttcaacttcttttacTCAGCACGAAGAAATCTAGTAGATAAGCACTGCTGTTACACACTGATAAGAATGTATTCAAAGTAAACAGGCACTGCTCATCCTTTGATCacaatcagttttttttttttaattatttatttatggctgcattgggtcttcgttgctgcatgtgggctttctctagttgtggtgagcagggagctactctttgttgcagtgtgcgggcttctcactgtggtggcttctcttgtggagcacgggctctaggcgtgcgggcctcagtagttgtggcacgtgggctcagtagttgtggctcgcaggctctagagcacaggctcagcagttgtagcgcacaggcttagttgctccacggcatgtgggatcttcccggaccagggctcgaacccgtgtcccctgcgttagcaggaggattcttaaccactgtaccaccagggaagtccccacaatcaGTTTTAAATGCCTAAAATCTGTACCTTATTGATAATGCTGCTTCATTCATATGCAGAGGAAACCAAACTTCCTGTGGAAAGCATCCAAAGATGACTAAATCTTCCAGGCGACAGTtagttttctcaaaaaacaaaaacgtaaAAGAAAGTTAGCATCTCTTAAAGTTTCcataaaaaaatttatgaaatggTAGATGGTTTCAGTCTATCAGTAACATTAAATAGATGGATCCAGTTATTATCCTGGGCTAATGCCCACTGCTTAGCGTGATAAGGCAAACAAGAACAATGTGGACAATTAAGATGTGCAGGTAAATCCAAAGCCCTTTTATTAAGATGTGCAGGTAAATCCAAACCccttttgtaaaattttactgaagcctctaacaaaaattttatggggcttccctggtggtgcagtggttgagagtccgcctgccaatgcaggggacacgagttcgttccccggtcctggaagatcccacatgccgcggagaggctgggcccgtgagccatggccgctgagcctgcgcgtccggaccctgtgctccgcaacgggagaggccacaacagtgagaggcccgcgtaccgaaaaaacaaaatttatggaTCAGGAAATGGGTTGTAAAGGGATTCATCTGGATTTTCATCCATGCTAAAGAGCAAGGAAACAGCCAAAGGataaatggaaaagcaaagtCTGGATACTTTTATCAGGACAATCAATATCTGAATAAATAATCACCCAGCACTGCTGTTTTTAGATCCAGAGGCTCTcagaaaaagaattacaaagtatatttaaattaatattccCCAGATACATGTGGGCTCATCCATTTACTAACTTctatatgttattttaatataaacattaatGTGTTACAATGTAACTCtttgaagcttaaaaaaaaagatgttatttttctctagttAAAAATAGtacttgggctttcctggtggcgcagtggttaagaatccacctgccaacgcaggggacacgggttcgagccctggtccgggaagatcccacatgccgcggagcaactaagcccatgtgcgacaattactgagcctgcactctagagcccacgagccacaactactgaagcccgtgcacctagagcccgagctgcacaacgaagagaagcccccgcctgccgcaactagagaaagccgcgtgcagcaacaaagacccactgcagccaaaaataaataataaatttatatttaaaaaaatagtactttATGTGAAGAGAGAACAAATAGTCCAGTTAACTTtccctaaatatataaaatgaacttACTACATCTTTCAAACCACTCAGAAAAAGTAGTTTTAAGGTGTCTTATATAATGTAATCAAGCATTTACAGTTACTCCTCCCATTAAACCCTTATGTTTCACTTGAATTACTACAAACTAAAGTCCTCTCTAAATCTGAATTATGAGCATTTAACCACTGCCTGGCCATAAGCAAACACCTATTCTGACAATACAGAACTGAGAAAAAATTCTTTCAGAGACCATTTCTTGATAGCTCTTAGGTAAATCACCTAACAGTGGGTCAATCAGTAATGACATTAAATGCAAAGATGGAAATTTTCGTAGTTGGACATTTTTACTCcacactttttaatttaatgatgGCAAAATACTTAGAAAGTGGGACCAAGGGGGAAGCAATTATAAGGAATTCAGCTATGTCCTCAAAAGAATGCAGTCAGAATAAGACTGCACAGGACACTGATGGCTCTCATGCCCATGCCTCACACGATGGGGACATCCGAACCAGGCCTGTGTCTTAGGGTAAGTCTAGCTGAGTGTAAGACTAGAACAGGGGAGCTACATAGGGTATAGAAGGAGGGGTTACAAACTATCTTCACTAACTTTTTCCATACCCAGTAAAAGAATAGATGATCTTTAAATTCAGGTGGGTAAATTTAGTATTACTTCAGGAGATACTAACCAAAATCCACCAATTCTCACGTCCACCAATTTCAAAATTAAAGGCTTGAAAAAATTAGCTGATTAGCTCTGATGCATTTAACATGCAAGTGTCATCAGCTGACTCTGAGAAACTGATTGCTAGCCAATGCCTTTGTAAGCAAACATGGCCACCAATTGCCTACATTTCCGAATTATGCCAAAGAAACTTACCTTCTTACCTGTTTGCCATTTTCAGTCTCAGGACCATAGGCAGTTCTGCTTTGGACTCCTttattgttattcattttttaaaatgcatggtTCCTTAAGAAGCTTTGTTCACAGAAAATTTGTTACCTCAATGCTCACTATATTGCTTTATATTACACAGACACCGAAAATAGTTGGAGAGTCTTCTAATACCTGAGATGTCTTATAAAGAACACTCACAGCATTTAAAAGGTTTGTGTGAACCAAACTACAAGTATCTGAAAGTACTTCAAATTGTTCGGTTTACATTTAAAAGAGtaagattcttttattttttcctggtcaGGCTTTCCAGACATCTCAAATCCTACAGCCAAGCCTGAACATATTTTGCCCAAATCCAAATATGTTGTACCTATTATTTGGCTTAAGAAAATTTAGAAGCTATCAAGCTTCTAAATTTATGATTAGATGGTATTAAATGCcaagccataaaaaataattccccaaaagtatatatacctagaaatttttaagtaattaaatttaTACATGTGTGTTTTAAAGAAAGGATTAGAATATTCTTATGTAATCAATTCTAACTTTAGCCCTTTACAACTGTATTATAACTTTATTTAACTTGGTAAAAGCCAAAACTGATGGTTCTTAACATGGTATGTGGAGatcaaaattaaagaatacaaaataccttaaaaaaaaaaaagcattcagctCAATCCTGGTTGCTTCAATATTACTGCCAAACTTCTGTGAAAGAAGCCTTGTAATAAAGACTAACAGCAACAtagaagatgattttttttaaaaagttcatttacCAATTTTAAcaatctagaaaaaaagaaagtgactatAATACTTGATGACAGACATCATGTTTaagtagaaaacataaagataaaaaaagtAATACTGCAGAAAATATTGCACAACTTCAGGTGTTTCCTCCAAATTTGCTTTATGTAATTGgatataaattaatgaacaaaaactTAAGCAAGATACATGTAACAATTTAACAGAAACTGATAAtctaatttctttcaatttttctcaaACTCATCATGGGGCTCATAAGAAAATTAACCAACATGGATACTGCTACAGTTGAATGTCAAATCTTTAAGTGCTTATGACATACTAAATTCTTCTATAATGCAATTATGAAGAACCCTTCGAGAGACTTGTGTTTTGTATGTAGAAAAGTGTTAAAATCAAATactcagtataaaataaaaagaaacatttctgatTTGTTGGGTTGAGGTTGCTTCTCCTTTTGCTAATGAATGATTTTTTAGCTGTAATATCACTGAGTTGAACAAATATGTCACCTTcgaatacataaagaaaaataaacacatgctaAATGGATAAAACATTACAACTACATCTTTACTAGACCATCTCTACCTCTAACACTTCAGAAGCTTAGAGATTCAGTGTTCTTATATTAACtgcaagaaaaagataaaagagaaattccttcttttttgagATCGCAACTATGAAGTCATGTGGTTATACAAATTCTGCATTTGTGTGCAAAACATGAAACACATTTATCTTAATTCTCCCTGCTTAGAATTGTGAGTCAACTAGCAGGACTGTCCTTCCAACAGAAACAGAGATGTGTTTTATATAACTTCAGTAACCTCAGCACTACAATAAGAAGAGATGCAGTATCCTTTTGCTATGTTCAAGACAACAGGGAAGGAGGTCACaggaaagaataaatcaaaattgTTACAACTGAGAAACTTTTCTCAGTTTAACCATGGtgccacttttatttttacataagcaTGGTGGCATAATTCAAGCTCAATAAATCagaattcttaatatttaaaatttaccttGACTTTTAATTATCACCATATTAACAACCAAAATAATTAGGTGAAACACATAAGAAAGGGTAATATTAAACCCCACTTTACTGGAGTTGGTTTCTTGACACATTAactcattttttaatagaaaagggATAGTGCATCTCAGTTTGCTTACAAGCTAGGAGATCACTTTGAATTCTGCATTTCCTAACTGCAAACAGATATAGCACTTATAACAGGTTATAAATAAACTGGTTTTCAAGCATAGAGCCAGCCCCAACGATAATAATACACTATTTAAAAAGACCTAAGGCAATGAATTCCAtttccaatggaaaaaaagaactgtgcAAACAAgcttaaaactactttttttgtgccagtgttATAAAATGTAGCTTTTAATAAAACCTTGACCCAAATGCCAGCAActtgagaaaagaatttgggtggagggaagaagaaagttaTTTCATTTAGGAAAAACAACCACTATCTTTTTCCTAATCTTCAACATACACAATTTAAACATATACAGCTGCTGTATAACACTTTACACAATTCCTATGTACTGGAGCAATAACAAGAtctaaatacaattatatttttgaaCACTGGGTCAAGGCTTTACATAAAAATACCTTCCTACTTTTCCCCCTAAGTTTCTAAAATATCACATACATTTTTCCCCCAACATCTGCAGCCATTCAGGATTTTTTAGGAAACTTTTGTGCATGATCTTAATTCCTAATCCCTGGCTCTTTGGGCTCAGTGACAAAAGATCAAAACCACCAAAAATGATGGTTCACTTGAAGTCAGAGGAGAGACCCTGGCTCAATTAGTCTCGTAGGACGAAAGCAGTGCTGCATCAACTGGCTCCATGCAGGAGGGGCACGTGAAGGATCTCATCAACCAGTCATCTATACAGTCCAGGTGATAGATGTGCATGCACGGCAGAAATCGAATTGGGTCCCCATAAACAAAGTCCATCATACAGATCACACACCTGttgagggtgagggagagaaataagaaagcatTTTTAGAGAAGTGATCCATCTAGAATACTCTTTAAAATCCCCATTACAAAGACAGTGTTAATAAGAACAGATGAAAATGGCTTGCCTGTCACCCTACCACCTAAGCATCCAGACTGAATTTTTTCCTAGTAAGTGTTATACAGCCACAATCTCTTATTTCAATCACCTGGGAATTTGAAGAGTTTGAGAGCAATCAACAGAGCAACGAGAAAGGTATCACATAGGGATCAAGTCCACTGCTAGAATTTTACTTGTAAAACAGCTAAGTATTACAGAAGAAACCTTAAGGAGAATGTGAAGCTTTAGTACGTAGGAAACCATGttagattaattttatttgaactGCTTTTTTAGTGTAAGCCCGTATAGTTTTCACTTTAATAACTGTATGTAGATACAGAACCACTAATTTCAGCCTACTTACTGGGCTGCTACAGGCTGAAGTTCTCTTCAATAACCCCAGTTTCAAGCTCACTGCATTCTTCTACAGGTTCAAGAAGCAACCCAATTCGGCAGTCAATATTCTAGATAGGTTATAATCTTAAGTACTAGCCCTAAATGGTGCTACAGCTCAAACAGCcaaacacaacatagtaaattaCTTTATGTCTATGTTGGTAAAGACCATTCTCAACCTAAAAGGAGAATGGCTGTCCTCATTAGGGATTCTCAGACAATAATGAGCTCTGAGGACAAAATCTCCCTTATATTTAACTCATCAGGCTTAGTACAATTATTCTACAAGTTAAGAAATGGATAAGATTTTCCTCATATCACTAAAACCCTTAGCAAAccattttaatggctacataacCTACCAAAGTATTCCTCtactgttatttttcattaaatgaaattatggTGACTACCTTTATGCATAAAACCCTAGGGATTGAAGTGAGGTACATATTTTAGGATAGATCTCTAGAATTAACTGTTTCAAAGGGTTTAGATCTAAAGGTCCCTGACATCCTGCCAAATGGCTTTCCCAATTGATTAGGCCACCAGCAATGCTGGTACTAGTTCACAGTTATTACACAGGTAAatcatttttaactgaaattaaCTGTCATCCAAATGGACAGAGGCAACATATAAAATGGTCAGAATTCACACCATCATTTATTTCTTAgctatttttatatgaaaagtcTTCTTAATCGCTACATCTAAACATTTCCTTGTAAGAACTGATTAAACATCTGACTTCCAAAATGCaggagagtatttttaaaaatcagatctcTGAAGACAGATCtttgaaatatgtataaattaaaacttactcccggatttttttttctgatccatCTCTTCCAGGGTCATAAACTCCTTTAGGCAGATGCTGTATAAGGCCTATTCTTTGAGCTATCCTAATTTGTTCCTCTTCAGTCAGCTGAGTTGCTAGGCGAGTCTGGCTAGGTGTTGGATGATAGACCGGAACTGGAACTTgttcctaaatttttttaaatggagaaaagaattatttttaaaaaatctgttctcTGGGgtagtgttttccttttgtttcttccttttttggctgggggaggggacctTGGGGAGAAGGAGACTGGACAAGTATGCAGTAGCATTAGATTCTGTTTTACCCTGCCTTAACTTTAGCATATCTGACCTACGTTTAAAGGATACTGAAACACAGCTTTACAGAAAAACTGGAATGGAATGTTACTTGAAGTATTCCTACAGGAAAACCATATAACACAGACATATTCATTCCTGAtacacaaaaagataaatcaatGTAACTAATTAATTAACCAAATGGACTGTACTGAATATTCTGTAGTCCACAATGGAGTTTTGTGGCCTCAGTATATCATTATTTACATTAGAATTGTCCATTATAGATTCTTCTTATTTGCaaacttattctttctttccatacagacaacaatcttaaaattaatttattatttatttggaaagACTGGACATTATTGCAATAAACTTCTGTAAAATTTCTTTTAGGCTTTTGGATACATATTTAGATATGATAATCCAGTGAGCCAAATGAGGCCACCTTCCTCCCAAATGGAATACACAT
This genomic interval from Physeter macrocephalus isolate SW-GA chromosome 4, ASM283717v5, whole genome shotgun sequence contains the following:
- the RNF11 gene encoding RING finger protein 11, which produces MGNCLKSPTSDDISLLHESQSDRASFGEGTEPDQEPPPPYQEQVPVPVYHPTPSQTRLATQLTEEEQIRIAQRIGLIQHLPKGVYDPGRDGSEKKIRECVICMMDFVYGDPIRFLPCMHIYHLDCIDDWLMRSFTCPSCMEPVDAALLSSYETN